The Rubinisphaera margarita genome includes a region encoding these proteins:
- a CDS encoding Calx-beta domain-containing protein, which translates to MMFQSRSQSTRISRRRAETLRPQFGASEVLEGRTLLAGLTVNTQADNTTSDNELTLREAVLLINNGGDANAALGRVLTAGESAQINVGGGYGSSDQITFDAALSGSSILLTSGTLSLSQSVLINGLGAENLTISGNNAARVFTVQSGTIHLAHLTIADGLAQGGDGGASEFGGGGGGGAGLGGGVFVNTGANVTIQNVILSGNQAVGGDGGDAGVPGAGTSTVAGGFTSTGGTSGTSSFVDGNFGVGGAGGAGTTVDGNAGSAGSQGNFAGGGGGGGGGGLVGNRYNAGAGGQRGVVSDGLDVDDQSFLPGVGNGKAGSDGHDSAVRNMDGFSLYNADIPAGTGGGGGGGAGLGGGIFVRSGSTLTVVDSYFEANEAIGGDPGRRGEGYGVGKGGSIFAMDGVTVNHYGTTFGHGSQLANFGSTPNQFPSSPATPLDYRQGLWGTFSRTLPMQTYVDGPAVPASLEYSYLNAGIQDPDPNILEADGGTATLVSDILARLGRGGLRSEVAAPTALAITSIDSSNGLWQYSDNGTDWTDLTDATESNALLLSDTWEVRFVPNEGFNTVFGNQPTMTFRSWDETGGVAGDFVDTSTNGGGTPFSTYEATAVVNVSDPTFFDDGNDLFPSEGVSFFMSSDEYFNNTFSLDSMKTTGSREFRFTLTGVGGVWAAGPSVSSIHMTVKNGLDEIYGYATTRNGVLQFASTDAFTTANGNVSHSIFNANIHVGDFTDVNTDSGAIAIIRSQTSRDAGATHFKVEGITGGTLYKDAAFTQAVVEGEFISYGNGNVYLYFRPDVDFAGEATYTTIDSTSNNDGGLLIQDGYVAQASTTDAITLNQSDMSSTHIKITGITNGTLYLDAAKTMSVSNGDFVAWDGATVDLYFEASGGVRRGTGSFTYEESTSSDDPGLLGGPTQHDLSIIPDHVVAVLAPIVTLAATHSEIVEGDSGTTTINYTVRRSSTDSSTLPAATYNYAVTGDVNADDFAGGVLPSGSVVFAEGQTEATFSIQVTGDIDAESDEDFTVTLSNIPSAYTTTDANATTTITADDTSMALAVSTASVLENGATNIVYTFTRSGVVTDPMTANFDIGGTATFNTDYTQSGAATFDGTNGTVTFAANVTTATVTITPTGDTTVELNETVTLTLASGTGYDIVTAAAVGSTISNDDSATFSIDDVTHDEDDAGTTSYVFTVTLNNAVDTSIDVDYVTANNTATSGSGDYTALASDTLTFNGTAGETKTITVLVNGDETTELDESFFVNLSSIVASGRNVTFADSQGLGTITNDDSSTVSINDVSIAEGLGGTTNLVFSATLNNAVDAGFSVDFASADNTAAAGTDYTANSGTLNFAGTAGETETITIVLSGDQVVELNETFYVNLSNLVIAGGRDVTIADAQGIGTITNDDAAGFWINDVALDEEDDGVTSFTFTVTLDAAVDVQTTVDVSTTGGTATAGSDYTAISGQTLTFAGNAGETQTFTLQVNGDEVVEFAETVRLTLSNHQVSGRNVGLSDSEGSAVILNDDQAGLTINDVFKREGNGGGQTAYDFHVQLDKGVDGAFQVDYRIDDVTAYFNSDFTIVGGNQTGTLNFTGQAGEQKTLTINVNADSNVEYDETFQVALFDLMNGGLDIVLSDATATGFIGNDDRAIVSVADVATAEDQSPTVELTLDNTVDQNVTVQYEIRHISTDARDFSTLTGTATILAGHDDETVLLPVIADGEIEYNEQFEFVITSVDSQGAFVSVEDDTALVTIRNDDSSTITGRSNGNWYMTYADADGNYTNNLAAASPGNILESFQGDFNGDGEQDIALRMENGDWQIGLWSGEGHYNFENWGNWRTNDVRSIVVGDFNNDGRDDIAGLFRAGQMGRWWVAESSGSDFTNRAWGLYGKYDNIDQVVVGQFDGVRGSDLAILANTGVWWLTRSATGQFSNSLGADWRGMDSIDHVSVGDFNNDGRDDITAIRQMAGQNSARSDVALSAGSIFNTRTWKIWNNVDASNIQAAVAGDFNGDQSDDIAVIINSSEWHVGLSGDNRFQTSLWLNYDASVSGLVDLHVGQSNGDEYADILARRADTQRWISLESTGTALRGRGLITWNPDGNWEHVQVQRNEDDYHDPAGSVRRHMALPAGDFEAFGDSELLDQLFIK; encoded by the coding sequence ATGATGTTCCAATCACGCTCCCAGTCTACTCGTATCTCCCGGCGACGAGCCGAGACACTTCGTCCTCAATTCGGAGCTTCGGAAGTCCTCGAAGGCCGGACGCTGCTGGCGGGTTTGACGGTCAACACGCAGGCCGACAATACAACGTCGGACAATGAGCTTACCCTGCGAGAAGCGGTCCTGTTGATCAACAACGGGGGAGACGCCAATGCCGCCCTGGGGCGTGTCCTGACGGCTGGCGAGTCGGCCCAGATCAATGTCGGTGGCGGTTACGGCTCGAGCGATCAGATCACCTTCGATGCCGCCCTGTCCGGTAGTTCGATTCTGCTGACAAGCGGCACGCTTTCGTTGAGCCAGTCTGTGTTGATCAACGGTCTGGGAGCTGAAAACCTGACGATCAGCGGGAACAATGCCGCCCGCGTCTTCACTGTGCAGTCGGGAACAATCCATCTGGCTCACCTCACAATCGCCGATGGTCTGGCCCAGGGGGGCGACGGCGGCGCGAGTGAATTTGGCGGCGGGGGCGGCGGTGGAGCTGGTCTCGGGGGCGGGGTGTTCGTTAACACCGGAGCGAATGTCACGATTCAGAACGTGATTCTGTCAGGGAATCAGGCGGTCGGCGGTGATGGTGGCGATGCCGGCGTTCCGGGAGCCGGGACGTCCACGGTTGCGGGTGGATTCACATCGACCGGTGGAACTAGTGGAACGAGTTCGTTCGTCGACGGCAACTTCGGTGTCGGCGGCGCGGGGGGAGCCGGAACCACGGTCGATGGCAACGCCGGCTCTGCCGGGTCTCAAGGCAACTTCGCCGGCGGTGGTGGCGGCGGTGGCGGCGGCGGACTCGTCGGCAATCGATACAACGCCGGAGCCGGCGGGCAGCGGGGAGTGGTCTCCGATGGTCTTGATGTCGATGATCAATCGTTCCTGCCCGGGGTCGGCAACGGGAAAGCCGGTTCGGATGGTCACGACAGCGCCGTGCGGAATATGGATGGCTTTTCCCTTTACAACGCGGATATTCCGGCGGGCACGGGCGGCGGTGGTGGCGGCGGAGCGGGACTGGGCGGCGGGATCTTCGTTCGCAGCGGCAGTACGCTCACTGTGGTCGACAGCTACTTTGAAGCCAACGAAGCGATTGGGGGAGATCCCGGGCGACGGGGAGAAGGGTACGGCGTCGGCAAAGGCGGATCGATCTTTGCCATGGACGGAGTGACCGTCAATCATTATGGCACGACGTTCGGTCACGGTTCGCAGCTCGCCAACTTCGGGTCAACGCCGAACCAGTTTCCGTCGAGCCCCGCGACCCCGCTTGACTATCGACAGGGACTGTGGGGAACATTCTCGCGAACACTGCCGATGCAGACGTATGTGGACGGTCCCGCTGTCCCTGCATCGCTCGAGTATTCGTATCTCAACGCAGGGATTCAGGATCCAGATCCTAACATCCTGGAGGCCGATGGAGGAACGGCAACGCTGGTCTCCGACATTCTGGCGCGACTGGGACGCGGGGGACTTCGTAGCGAAGTCGCTGCTCCGACGGCTCTGGCGATTACTTCAATCGACAGCTCGAACGGTCTCTGGCAGTACTCAGATAACGGGACCGACTGGACCGATCTGACCGATGCGACGGAGTCCAACGCTCTCCTGCTCAGTGATACGTGGGAAGTGCGATTTGTCCCCAATGAGGGATTCAACACCGTCTTCGGCAACCAGCCGACAATGACGTTCCGTTCCTGGGACGAAACCGGGGGCGTCGCCGGAGATTTTGTCGACACATCGACGAACGGTGGCGGGACACCCTTCAGCACTTACGAAGCGACCGCAGTCGTGAACGTCTCCGATCCGACCTTCTTCGATGATGGGAATGACCTGTTCCCTTCCGAGGGAGTGAGCTTTTTCATGTCGTCCGATGAGTACTTCAACAATACCTTTTCGCTCGATTCAATGAAGACGACCGGAAGCCGGGAGTTCCGGTTCACACTCACCGGTGTCGGCGGAGTCTGGGCGGCCGGCCCGTCGGTTTCATCGATTCACATGACCGTGAAGAATGGTTTGGACGAGATTTACGGGTACGCCACTACCCGAAACGGCGTGCTGCAGTTCGCTTCAACGGACGCGTTCACCACGGCGAACGGCAACGTCTCCCATTCCATCTTCAACGCAAATATTCATGTTGGCGACTTCACCGATGTGAACACCGACAGTGGAGCGATTGCCATTATCCGGAGTCAGACGTCACGAGATGCTGGAGCGACCCACTTCAAGGTCGAAGGCATTACCGGCGGGACGTTGTACAAAGACGCCGCTTTCACGCAGGCGGTCGTCGAGGGAGAGTTCATCAGCTACGGAAATGGCAACGTCTATCTGTATTTCCGGCCGGATGTCGATTTCGCGGGGGAAGCGACTTACACCACAATCGATTCGACGAGCAACAACGATGGCGGACTGCTTATTCAGGACGGATACGTGGCCCAGGCGTCAACGACCGATGCCATTACGCTCAACCAGAGTGATATGTCGTCGACGCACATCAAGATCACCGGCATCACCAACGGAACGCTGTACCTCGACGCCGCCAAAACAATGTCGGTCAGCAATGGCGATTTCGTCGCCTGGGACGGAGCCACGGTTGATCTCTACTTCGAAGCCAGTGGCGGCGTCCGCCGCGGAACCGGGTCCTTCACCTATGAAGAATCGACCAGTTCGGACGACCCGGGCCTGCTCGGCGGCCCGACCCAGCATGATCTTTCGATCATTCCCGATCACGTCGTCGCGGTGCTGGCTCCGATTGTCACCCTGGCTGCGACCCATTCGGAAATCGTCGAAGGCGATTCCGGGACAACGACCATCAATTACACCGTGCGTCGTTCGAGCACCGATTCGTCGACACTCCCCGCGGCGACATACAACTACGCCGTCACGGGCGATGTGAATGCGGATGACTTCGCGGGAGGAGTTCTGCCCAGCGGAAGCGTGGTCTTTGCTGAAGGACAGACCGAAGCGACCTTCTCGATCCAGGTTACCGGCGACATCGATGCGGAATCGGATGAGGATTTCACGGTCACGCTGTCGAACATCCCATCGGCCTACACCACAACCGATGCGAACGCGACGACTACGATCACGGCCGACGACACCTCGATGGCGCTGGCTGTCAGTACGGCGTCTGTGCTTGAGAACGGAGCGACGAACATCGTTTATACGTTCACCCGCTCGGGTGTTGTGACCGATCCGATGACGGCTAACTTTGACATCGGCGGAACGGCGACGTTCAACACCGACTACACGCAGAGTGGAGCCGCGACGTTTGACGGCACGAATGGCACGGTCACTTTCGCGGCCAATGTGACGACCGCAACCGTGACGATCACACCTACAGGCGATACCACGGTCGAGCTGAACGAAACGGTCACGCTGACGCTCGCTTCGGGAACAGGGTATGACATCGTTACCGCTGCAGCGGTCGGTTCTACGATCTCCAACGACGATTCGGCGACCTTCTCGATCGACGACGTTACTCACGATGAAGATGATGCCGGCACGACCAGCTATGTCTTCACGGTCACGTTGAACAATGCCGTCGACACCTCGATCGATGTCGACTACGTCACCGCGAACAACACGGCCACGAGCGGCTCGGGCGACTACACCGCACTGGCTTCAGATACGCTGACGTTCAATGGAACGGCCGGTGAGACCAAAACGATTACTGTGCTGGTCAACGGCGATGAAACGACCGAGCTCGACGAAAGCTTCTTCGTCAATCTGTCGAGTATCGTGGCTTCGGGCCGCAACGTAACGTTCGCCGATTCCCAGGGACTCGGAACGATTACCAACGATGACAGTTCGACTGTCTCCATTAACGATGTTTCGATTGCGGAAGGCCTGGGCGGAACTACGAATCTTGTCTTCTCGGCCACGCTGAACAACGCCGTGGATGCCGGGTTCAGTGTCGATTTCGCGTCTGCCGACAACACAGCCGCGGCGGGGACGGACTACACCGCGAATTCAGGCACGTTGAACTTCGCCGGCACGGCTGGCGAGACGGAGACGATCACCATTGTTCTGAGTGGCGATCAGGTTGTGGAACTCAATGAGACGTTCTACGTCAATCTGTCGAATCTGGTGATTGCCGGCGGACGCGATGTCACGATCGCAGACGCCCAGGGGATTGGCACGATTACGAATGACGACGCCGCCGGATTCTGGATCAACGATGTCGCTCTCGATGAGGAAGACGACGGCGTCACCAGTTTCACTTTCACGGTCACGCTCGACGCCGCCGTTGATGTGCAGACCACGGTCGATGTCTCCACCACGGGAGGCACGGCGACGGCGGGAAGCGATTACACCGCGATCAGCGGACAGACTCTGACCTTCGCGGGCAACGCCGGCGAAACGCAGACCTTCACGCTGCAGGTCAACGGCGACGAAGTCGTTGAGTTCGCCGAGACGGTGCGCTTGACCCTGTCCAACCATCAAGTCTCCGGACGCAACGTCGGTCTGTCCGACAGCGAAGGATCTGCCGTCATTCTCAACGACGATCAGGCGGGGCTGACAATCAACGATGTCTTCAAGCGTGAAGGAAACGGAGGCGGCCAGACTGCTTACGATTTCCACGTGCAACTCGATAAGGGCGTGGACGGAGCCTTCCAGGTCGATTATCGCATCGACGATGTGACCGCGTATTTCAACTCCGATTTTACCATCGTCGGGGGGAACCAGACCGGAACGCTTAACTTCACGGGACAGGCCGGCGAGCAGAAAACGCTCACCATCAATGTGAACGCCGACTCGAATGTCGAGTACGACGAGACCTTCCAGGTCGCCCTGTTCGATCTGATGAATGGCGGACTGGATATTGTTCTGTCCGATGCCACCGCAACCGGATTCATTGGAAACGATGATCGAGCCATCGTTTCCGTAGCGGATGTCGCGACGGCCGAAGACCAGAGTCCAACCGTGGAACTGACCCTGGACAACACCGTCGATCAGAACGTCACGGTTCAGTACGAGATCCGTCATATCTCGACGGACGCTCGAGACTTCAGCACATTGACGGGAACAGCGACTATTCTCGCTGGTCACGATGATGAAACCGTGTTACTACCGGTCATCGCAGACGGTGAGATCGAGTACAACGAACAGTTTGAGTTCGTGATCACGTCGGTCGACTCCCAGGGAGCCTTTGTCTCCGTCGAAGACGATACCGCCCTCGTGACGATCCGCAACGACGACTCGTCGACGATCACCGGACGCAGCAACGGCAACTGGTACATGACCTATGCCGACGCGGACGGAAACTACACCAACAATCTGGCCGCAGCGTCTCCGGGGAATATCCTTGAATCGTTCCAGGGCGACTTCAACGGCGATGGCGAACAGGACATCGCGCTGCGGATGGAGAACGGTGACTGGCAGATTGGGTTGTGGAGCGGAGAAGGGCACTACAACTTCGAGAACTGGGGCAACTGGCGGACGAACGATGTGAGATCGATCGTCGTCGGCGACTTCAACAACGATGGCCGCGATGACATCGCGGGACTGTTCCGTGCTGGCCAGATGGGTCGTTGGTGGGTGGCCGAGTCGAGTGGATCGGACTTCACGAACCGGGCCTGGGGCCTGTACGGCAAGTACGACAACATCGATCAGGTTGTCGTCGGTCAGTTCGACGGCGTGCGAGGCAGCGACCTGGCGATCCTGGCCAACACCGGCGTCTGGTGGCTCACACGTTCCGCCACGGGCCAGTTCAGCAACTCGCTGGGAGCCGACTGGCGTGGCATGGACTCAATCGATCACGTCAGCGTTGGGGACTTCAACAACGACGGACGAGATGATATCACCGCGATCCGCCAGATGGCCGGGCAGAACTCCGCTCGCAGTGATGTCGCCCTTTCGGCGGGATCGATCTTCAACACCCGCACCTGGAAGATCTGGAACAACGTCGATGCCAGCAACATCCAGGCGGCCGTCGCCGGCGACTTCAACGGCGATCAGTCCGACGACATCGCCGTCATTATCAACTCGTCCGAGTGGCACGTCGGCCTGTCGGGAGACAATCGCTTCCAGACATCACTCTGGCTGAATTACGATGCGAGCGTCTCCGGCCTGGTCGATCTCCATGTCGGGCAAAGCAATGGCGATGAGTACGCCGACATCCTGGCTCGTCGCGCCGATACCCAACGCTG